A part of Sinorhizobium chiapasense genomic DNA contains:
- the tnpB gene encoding IS66 family insertion sequence element accessory protein TnpB (TnpB, as the term is used for proteins encoded by IS66 family insertion elements, is considered an accessory protein, since TnpC, encoded by a neighboring gene, is a DDE family transposase.): protein MASHPVDFRKGPDSLLALVRDAGSDPFNGSLYVFRAKRADRIKIAWWDGSGVCLYSKRLEKNQFVWPKIGPARVQLNHAQLLALVDGMDWKRVRSATVKRPEFVG from the coding sequence TTGGCCAGTCATCCCGTTGACTTCCGCAAAGGTCCAGACAGTCTTTTGGCGCTGGTGCGTGATGCTGGAAGTGATCCCTTCAATGGCTCGCTCTACGTTTTCCGCGCCAAAAGAGCAGACAGAATAAAGATCGCCTGGTGGGATGGCTCAGGCGTCTGCCTATATTCGAAGCGGCTCGAAAAAAATCAGTTCGTCTGGCCGAAGATCGGACCGGCCCGCGTGCAGCTCAATCACGCGCAACTGCTTGCACTCGTTGACGGCATGGACTGGAAACGGGTCCGCTCGGCTACGGTGAAACGACCGGAATTTGTTGGGTAA
- a CDS encoding transposase, with protein MIEAVAGRLEGAPREVRRWSNELKAQAVAESMEPGASVSAIARRIGIDPSQLFTWRRNARLKAEAVVDTARGESSTADIMIGDAVIRVNVAIDEPHLVRLIRAVRSA; from the coding sequence ATGATCGAAGCCGTTGCGGGTCGCCTGGAGGGCGCGCCGCGAGAGGTTCGACGTTGGTCAAATGAGTTGAAGGCTCAGGCGGTAGCCGAAAGCATGGAGCCAGGTGCGAGCGTTTCTGCGATAGCGAGGCGCATAGGGATCGACCCATCGCAATTGTTCACGTGGCGGCGCAATGCCCGACTGAAAGCGGAGGCTGTTGTTGATACGGCTCGGGGCGAAAGCTCCACCGCGGACATCATGATCGGCGACGCTGTGATCCGGGTGAATGTCGCGATCGACGAGCCACATCTCGTCAGGCTGATCCGCGCGGTACGCTCTGCATGA
- a CDS encoding cupin domain-containing protein has product MKCLRIYATPDGESHFDEIELPTTKKAVHPDAVPFDVTGSYPASRVRITHIPAGMREVAWHKVPEPVLTVRLDGSVEYETSDGEVRHVQAGSFVLVEDTHGKGHLSRHSPEAQTVIWISLPNGLEMPPA; this is encoded by the coding sequence ATGAAATGCCTTCGCATCTATGCTACCCCGGATGGCGAGTCACATTTCGATGAAATCGAACTGCCAACAACGAAGAAGGCGGTACATCCCGACGCCGTTCCCTTCGACGTTACTGGCAGCTATCCGGCATCTCGCGTCCGCATCACCCACATCCCCGCAGGGATGCGCGAAGTTGCGTGGCATAAGGTGCCGGAGCCCGTGCTGACGGTGAGACTTGATGGCTCAGTAGAATATGAGACGAGCGACGGTGAGGTGCGCCACGTTCAGGCGGGTAGCTTCGTGTTGGTGGAGGACACCCATGGCAAAGGCCATCTGTCCCGCCATTCGCCGGAGGCACAAACCGTAATCTGGATTTCGCTACCGAACGGTCTTGAAATGCCGCCAGCATAG
- a CDS encoding VOC family protein gives MALKRMDNVGIVVEDLEGTIDFFRELGLELEGRAMIEGEWAGRVTGLGDQHVEIAMMRTPDGHSRLELSRFLTPPVVADHRNAPVNALGYLRVMFTVDDIDDTLQRLRMRGAQLVGEVVQYKDAYRLCYIRGPEGLLIGLAQELS, from the coding sequence ATGGCGCTCAAGCGGATGGACAACGTAGGAATCGTCGTCGAAGACCTCGAAGGGACGATTGATTTCTTTCGCGAACTCGGCCTCGAGCTCGAAGGGCGGGCCATGATCGAAGGAGAATGGGCCGGACGTGTCACTGGACTGGGCGATCAGCACGTCGAGATCGCCATGATGCGCACACCGGACGGCCACAGCCGGCTCGAGCTCTCCCGCTTCCTTACGCCGCCTGTCGTCGCAGATCACCGGAACGCCCCGGTCAACGCCCTGGGCTACCTCCGCGTCATGTTCACCGTGGACGACATCGACGACACGCTCCAACGGCTCCGCATGCGCGGCGCGCAGCTCGTAGGCGAAGTCGTTCAGTATAAGGACGCGTATCGGCTCTGCTACATCCGTGGGCCTGAAGGGCTTCTCATCGGACTCGCCCAGGAACTCAGCTGA
- a CDS encoding DUF1801 domain-containing protein, with amino-acid sequence MAEKTSSKPTKVVNEPDAKRGAAKAGKPRQPAAKSSARKPAATKPAATKAAATKTKDAKPTLLSGGNPQIAKGEGNAPVQAYIAAMPGWKSDAGRRLDALIVRTVPGVKKAVKWNSPFYGVEGQGWFLAYHCFTKYIKVTFFRGASLSPLPPVESKDKNTRYFHIHEGEHLDEELVASWIRQASELPGWMT; translated from the coding sequence ATGGCCGAGAAGACGTCCAGCAAGCCGACGAAGGTCGTGAACGAGCCCGACGCCAAGCGGGGTGCTGCGAAGGCGGGGAAGCCGCGCCAGCCGGCCGCCAAATCGTCGGCCCGCAAGCCCGCAGCGACCAAGCCTGCAGCCACCAAGGCCGCCGCAACCAAGACCAAGGATGCGAAGCCGACCCTGCTTTCAGGCGGCAACCCGCAGATTGCGAAGGGCGAGGGCAACGCTCCCGTGCAGGCCTATATCGCGGCCATGCCGGGCTGGAAGAGCGACGCCGGGCGCCGCCTCGACGCGCTCATCGTGCGCACCGTCCCCGGGGTCAAGAAGGCGGTCAAATGGAACTCGCCCTTCTATGGCGTCGAGGGCCAGGGCTGGTTCCTCGCCTATCACTGCTTCACGAAATACATCAAGGTGACGTTCTTCCGCGGCGCATCGCTCAGTCCTCTTCCGCCGGTCGAGTCCAAGGACAAGAACACGCGCTATTTCCACATCCACGAGGGCGAGCATCTCGACGAGGAACTGGTGGCAAGCTGGATCAGGCAGGCATCCGAGCTGCCCGGCTGGATGACGTAG
- a CDS encoding LysR family transcriptional regulator gives MLRANLNDIQVFMAVVDAGSFVAGGQAMGLSRSAAGKAVIRLEDRLGTRLLNRTTRTLSLTEEGRVFYERGLQVLASIDEAEASVAGQSGTPRGVLRLTVPDAFGRLLVLPVIGKYLAAWPEIQVEVSFSDRVADIVEEGFDLAVRIGVTTSDTRLVSRVVARYKAVFCASPSYIAGRGEPLDIDDLAAHDCLIFSSRNQRQSWRFRGEGSSWVKAQGRSRLRLDSGEAIRDAAMAGLGIAFLPDFLVAEDMAAGRLQPVLSDLETDDVKIVTIYPNKRLLEPRVRRFIDLMVEELGG, from the coding sequence ATGCTGCGTGCGAATCTGAACGACATTCAGGTGTTCATGGCCGTCGTCGATGCGGGGAGCTTCGTCGCCGGAGGGCAGGCCATGGGCCTGTCCAGGTCGGCGGCGGGAAAAGCCGTCATCCGCCTGGAAGACAGGCTCGGTACGCGTCTCCTGAACCGCACGACCAGAACCTTGAGCCTCACCGAGGAAGGGCGGGTGTTCTACGAACGCGGGCTGCAGGTTCTGGCGTCGATCGACGAAGCGGAGGCGAGTGTGGCCGGGCAGAGCGGCACGCCACGCGGGGTTCTCCGGCTCACCGTTCCCGATGCCTTTGGGCGGCTTCTGGTTCTGCCCGTCATCGGAAAATATCTGGCGGCCTGGCCCGAGATCCAGGTCGAGGTGAGCTTCTCCGATCGCGTGGCCGACATCGTCGAGGAAGGTTTCGATCTGGCGGTCAGGATCGGGGTTACGACTTCGGATACCCGGCTCGTCTCCCGGGTGGTCGCCAGATACAAGGCGGTGTTCTGTGCCTCGCCGTCCTACATCGCCGGGCGCGGCGAGCCGCTGGACATAGACGATCTTGCAGCACACGACTGCCTGATCTTCAGCAGTCGCAACCAAAGGCAAAGCTGGCGCTTCCGCGGGGAAGGAAGTTCGTGGGTCAAAGCCCAGGGCCGCAGCCGCCTGAGGCTCGATAGCGGAGAGGCGATCCGGGATGCCGCCATGGCGGGACTCGGCATCGCGTTTCTTCCGGACTTTCTGGTCGCGGAGGACATGGCTGCGGGCCGCCTCCAGCCGGTTCTTTCCGATCTCGAGACCGACGACGTAAAGATCGTGACGATCTATCCCAACAAGCGTCTCCTCGAGCCGCGTGTCAGGCGCTTCATCGATCTCATGGTCGAAGAACTTGGGGGCTGA
- a CDS encoding T6SS immunity protein Tdi1 domain-containing protein yields the protein MLAAKLPARHHWQMQQNYSDFLAVEITAVQLDAWADLLPVPCRVLGSNLFGDVFLADAGGAIHMLEVAAASIAEIAASEEEFHQRCVDDADGWLLRPLVDRCRSAGMVLSSTQCYAFTTLPLFGGEYKVDNIWICAWTEWLSFTATIYAQTKDLPDGSTVAIKFVD from the coding sequence GTGCTTGCGGCAAAACTGCCGGCCCGCCATCATTGGCAAATGCAACAGAACTACTCAGACTTCCTTGCCGTTGAGATAACCGCCGTGCAACTTGATGCGTGGGCGGACCTACTGCCCGTTCCGTGCCGTGTCTTGGGGTCTAACCTCTTCGGAGACGTGTTCTTGGCGGATGCCGGTGGAGCAATCCATATGCTGGAAGTCGCCGCTGCTTCGATCGCGGAGATCGCGGCTTCTGAGGAAGAGTTCCATCAACGTTGCGTTGACGATGCAGACGGTTGGCTGCTGCGTCCATTGGTGGATCGATGCCGCTCAGCAGGAATGGTCCTTAGTTCCACTCAGTGCTATGCCTTCACGACGCTTCCTTTATTTGGGGGCGAATACAAGGTCGACAACATCTGGATATGCGCCTGGACGGAATGGCTGAGCTTTACGGCCACAATATACGCGCAAACCAAGGACTTGCCGGACGGCTCCACCGTCGCAATCAAGTTTGTCGACTGA
- a CDS encoding RidA family protein, translated as MAQSLTRLNPPALPDAGALGYSQITTVEPGRLAFVSGQVAWRPRGEPAPDGLAEQAELVVANAKAALDALGASPEDLVMVRLYLVDLTPERIEELMPHLRAMFDGAQPSLTGVGVAALAAPDLQLEMEMIVRLPS; from the coding sequence ATGGCACAGTCACTGACGCGTTTGAATCCGCCTGCCCTGCCCGATGCAGGTGCGCTCGGCTACTCGCAGATCACAACCGTGGAGCCGGGTCGGCTTGCCTTCGTTTCCGGGCAGGTCGCCTGGCGCCCCCGCGGCGAACCGGCGCCGGATGGCCTTGCGGAACAGGCGGAACTCGTCGTCGCCAACGCGAAGGCAGCTCTCGACGCCCTAGGCGCCTCGCCGGAAGACCTTGTCATGGTGCGCCTCTACTTGGTCGACCTGACGCCTGAGCGCATAGAAGAGCTCATGCCGCATCTGCGTGCAATGTTCGACGGCGCGCAGCCGAGCCTGACGGGCGTCGGCGTCGCCGCTCTGGCCGCGCCCGACCTGCAACTGGAAATGGAAATGATCGTTCGCCTGCCGTCCTGA
- a CDS encoding dienelactone hydrolase family protein, which translates to MAEVLLFHHAQGLTRGVRAFADELRQAGHTVHTPDLFEGRTFESIPEGLAYIEEIGFDEMRERGVRIADDLPSDLVYAGFSFGVLPAQKLAQTRPGARGALLFYSCLPIGGAWAFGSWPDGVPVEIHGMDDDPIFVGEGDIDAAREIVEKVEDAALFLYPGDQHYFADSSLPSYDADAAALLTRRVIEFLNRV; encoded by the coding sequence ATGGCTGAGGTCCTGCTCTTTCATCACGCACAGGGGCTGACCCGCGGCGTCCGCGCCTTTGCCGACGAGTTGCGGCAAGCCGGACACACCGTGCATACGCCGGACCTGTTCGAGGGGCGCACCTTCGAGAGCATTCCCGAGGGTCTCGCCTACATCGAAGAGATCGGCTTCGACGAGATGCGCGAGCGCGGCGTCCGCATCGCCGACGACCTGCCCTCCGATCTCGTCTATGCCGGGTTCTCCTTCGGCGTGCTGCCGGCGCAGAAGCTCGCGCAAACCCGGCCCGGAGCCCGCGGAGCACTGCTCTTTTACTCCTGCCTGCCGATCGGCGGCGCCTGGGCCTTCGGGTCATGGCCGGACGGCGTCCCGGTTGAGATCCACGGCATGGACGACGACCCGATCTTCGTCGGCGAGGGCGACATCGATGCCGCCCGCGAGATCGTGGAAAAGGTCGAGGACGCCGCGCTTTTCCTCTACCCCGGCGACCAGCACTACTTCGCCGACAGCTCGCTGCCCTCATACGACGCCGACGCCGCTGCGCTGCTCACCCGGCGGGTGATTGAGTTCCTGAACCGGGTCTAG
- a CDS encoding mechanosensitive ion channel domain-containing protein, with the protein MYDQLASPLVQVIALGVASIVIWHLQGRGRPNARLVVQIAFFLAMTAILIGNGISPFKFEPMQEVGGTLIAAKVLWWMHLSWSTIGFIRIYIVLDGRPREARLLQDLFVAVVYLGVTLSILSFVFGIAIGTLVATSGVIAIILGLALQSTLNDVFSGVALTLGRPYGIGDWIILPDGVEGRVVENTWRSTHILTPANNIVVLPNSVLAKVGLTNITRPDETHLRVLAFRVRPTHPPSFIAEAMRRAMIGANHIVHDPAPGVALTAVDAMAVEVELQYRVRHPSDRIPAQNELIDLVYRQCTAMGLSLALPTTATVLTESAVAGPGSAETAKDLLQASPIFADLKLEELEKLEAAARIRRYRSGDLVFGRAENSPSLMLVRSGVVAAHSNGAEVIRLAPGAIFGQADGIDGEPTTFEALTEVEAYEIDSLAMKSLLRDYPTMQNDLSRYLADLAGHAPGNGPAAGKHAFLRKVHGLLGR; encoded by the coding sequence ATGTACGATCAGCTCGCTTCGCCTCTCGTCCAGGTTATCGCGCTGGGTGTTGCAAGCATTGTCATCTGGCATCTGCAGGGGCGCGGTCGTCCGAACGCGCGCCTGGTGGTCCAGATCGCATTTTTCCTGGCGATGACGGCGATATTGATCGGAAACGGCATTTCTCCGTTCAAGTTCGAGCCGATGCAGGAAGTCGGCGGAACCCTCATCGCCGCCAAGGTGCTCTGGTGGATGCATCTCTCCTGGTCCACCATCGGCTTTATCCGCATCTACATTGTGCTGGATGGCAGGCCGCGCGAAGCCCGGCTGCTTCAGGACCTGTTCGTCGCGGTCGTGTATCTCGGGGTGACACTCTCCATCCTCTCCTTCGTGTTCGGCATCGCGATCGGGACACTGGTCGCGACCTCGGGCGTCATCGCGATCATTCTCGGGCTTGCCTTGCAGAGCACATTGAACGACGTCTTTTCCGGCGTGGCTCTGACATTGGGACGCCCCTACGGCATCGGTGACTGGATCATCCTACCCGACGGCGTCGAAGGACGGGTGGTCGAGAACACCTGGCGTTCGACCCATATCCTGACGCCGGCCAACAACATCGTCGTCCTGCCGAACAGCGTGCTGGCGAAGGTCGGGCTGACGAACATCACCCGCCCTGACGAGACGCATCTGCGCGTCCTGGCATTCCGCGTGAGGCCGACGCATCCGCCGTCCTTCATCGCCGAGGCGATGCGGCGAGCCATGATCGGGGCAAACCACATTGTTCACGATCCTGCTCCGGGCGTCGCTCTCACGGCGGTCGACGCCATGGCGGTCGAGGTCGAACTGCAATACCGCGTCAGGCACCCCTCCGACCGGATTCCCGCCCAAAACGAGCTCATCGATCTCGTCTACCGGCAATGCACGGCGATGGGCCTGTCGCTCGCGCTGCCAACAACGGCAACGGTCCTAACGGAGAGCGCCGTCGCCGGGCCAGGATCTGCGGAGACGGCGAAGGATCTGCTTCAGGCCAGCCCGATCTTCGCCGACCTGAAACTGGAAGAACTGGAGAAGCTCGAAGCCGCGGCGCGGATCCGGCGATACCGGTCCGGAGACCTCGTGTTCGGTCGAGCGGAAAATAGCCCAAGCCTGATGCTTGTCCGCTCGGGCGTCGTCGCCGCACATAGCAACGGCGCGGAGGTCATTCGATTGGCACCGGGCGCGATATTCGGCCAGGCCGACGGTATCGACGGCGAGCCCACGACATTCGAAGCTCTGACCGAGGTCGAGGCCTACGAGATCGACAGTCTGGCCATGAAGTCCCTGTTGCGAGACTATCCGACAATGCAGAATGACCTTTCCCGATATCTCGCCGACCTTGCGGGGCACGCGCCGGGCAATGGGCCTGCTGCGGGAAAGCACGCCTTCCTGCGCAAGGTTCACGGTTTGCTGGGGCGGTGA
- a CDS encoding cycloisomerase has product MRAGIILLSAGFALAAGIVIADVAAPGRPIAAERVREFAVPEANQGVGVDADHFYAVDNRAIAKYGKAGRERIAVFEGQKDGPFKHLNSAVVVGGEIYAAHSNFPDWPAANSVEVFDPATMQHVGTHALGIDRGFLTWLDYHDGSWWGAFANYNRIFDRSPFAYGNRDNTQVVRFGHDWRIAEAWVLPDEVLEKFGDMSNSGGSWGPDGRLYLTGHDAAEAYVMERPETGSVLKWVATVPLKNTGQGIAWDRSTPDVLYGIRRGEGRADNRVTANRIVLGPQTTGSQGATDERVAVGASRRSDAARSYPCLISSTLTSPSAVTVQAMVAARGSMPPWRR; this is encoded by the coding sequence TTGCGGGCGGGTATCATTCTACTCTCGGCCGGGTTCGCCCTTGCTGCCGGCATCGTGATCGCAGACGTCGCGGCACCCGGGCGACCGATCGCGGCGGAACGGGTGCGGGAATTCGCGGTTCCCGAGGCCAACCAGGGGGTCGGCGTGGATGCCGATCACTTCTACGCCGTCGACAACCGCGCGATCGCCAAATACGGCAAGGCGGGCCGCGAGCGGATCGCTGTTTTCGAAGGGCAAAAGGATGGACCGTTCAAGCACCTCAACAGCGCCGTCGTGGTTGGCGGAGAAATATACGCGGCGCACTCGAACTTTCCCGATTGGCCGGCGGCCAATTCGGTCGAGGTCTTTGACCCAGCAACCATGCAGCACGTCGGCACGCACGCCCTCGGTATCGATCGCGGCTTCTTGACCTGGCTCGACTACCACGACGGCTCATGGTGGGGAGCATTCGCCAATTACAACCGGATATTCGACCGCAGTCCGTTCGCCTATGGAAACAGGGACAACACGCAGGTCGTCCGCTTTGGCCATGACTGGCGGATTGCCGAGGCGTGGGTTCTGCCGGATGAAGTGCTCGAGAAATTCGGGGACATGAGCAATTCGGGCGGATCCTGGGGACCCGACGGCAGACTCTATTTGACCGGTCACGATGCCGCCGAGGCATACGTGATGGAGCGCCCGGAGACCGGCTCCGTCCTGAAATGGGTCGCGACGGTGCCACTGAAGAACACTGGCCAAGGCATCGCCTGGGACCGCTCGACGCCGGATGTGCTTTATGGCATCCGCCGCGGCGAAGGCCGCGCAGATAACCGCGTGACGGCCAACCGCATCGTGCTCGGGCCGCAAACAACCGGATCTCAAGGTGCTACAGATGAGAGGGTCGCTGTAGGCGCATCACGGCGCAGCGATGCTGCCCGGTCCTACCCTTGTTTGATCAGCTCGACACTGACCTCGCCGTCCGCCGTCACCGTGCAGGCGATGGTCGCCGCGCGCGGCTCGATGCCGCCCTGGCGCAGGTAG
- a CDS encoding DMT family transporter, translated as MTSSMMVGVVAALFAAFAWSLNFIVPFVIGDYSVFDFALFRFVISGVLGLGFLAFTRKALRELRFRDLLTTAFLGFIGYLGYFLTVVGAAIFAGPVIAPAFLAFVPVVLAIVGNLRRRSVAWSTLILPLTLAVVGLSLVNVSVFDAASMATTRSLSIGIPLAIAAVLLWTWFGIANESALAKRPGMDAGVWTALIMTGGGIEMLAFMPVGLALGVFEIPRLGLGWGVAAPLYLWGTGLALLASVGGAWAWTIASQRLPVALSAQLIVSETVFGTLFGLAVHGRSPTVLEITGIAILTAGVLTAVRAFHGGSRQSAVA; from the coding sequence ATGACGAGTTCCATGATGGTCGGCGTCGTCGCCGCGCTCTTTGCCGCCTTTGCATGGTCGCTGAATTTCATCGTCCCCTTCGTCATAGGCGATTATTCGGTTTTCGATTTTGCGCTGTTCCGGTTTGTGATCTCCGGCGTTTTGGGTCTGGGATTTCTGGCATTCACCAGAAAAGCTCTGCGCGAGCTGAGGTTTCGCGACCTGCTGACGACAGCCTTTCTTGGTTTCATCGGGTATCTCGGTTATTTCCTGACCGTCGTCGGCGCGGCCATATTTGCGGGTCCGGTGATTGCGCCGGCATTTCTGGCATTCGTGCCCGTCGTGCTGGCGATCGTTGGCAACTTGCGCCGGAGAAGCGTGGCATGGAGCACCCTGATCCTGCCGCTCACATTGGCTGTCGTCGGCCTGTCTCTCGTCAACGTCAGTGTGTTCGATGCTGCCAGCATGGCGACGACGCGGTCACTCTCGATCGGCATTCCGCTGGCGATTGCCGCCGTATTGCTGTGGACGTGGTTCGGCATTGCCAATGAGAGTGCCCTTGCCAAACGTCCAGGCATGGATGCCGGGGTCTGGACGGCGCTTATCATGACCGGTGGCGGGATCGAGATGCTGGCCTTCATGCCTGTTGGTCTTGCCTTGGGCGTATTTGAGATCCCGCGGCTTGGTCTTGGTTGGGGTGTGGCTGCTCCTCTCTATCTGTGGGGAACGGGTCTGGCGCTGCTGGCCTCGGTCGGCGGTGCATGGGCGTGGACGATTGCCTCGCAACGGCTGCCTGTCGCCCTTTCCGCCCAATTGATCGTGTCGGAAACAGTCTTCGGCACGCTATTCGGCCTTGCCGTGCATGGCCGATCGCCAACGGTGCTGGAGATTACCGGAATAGCCATTCTGACGGCAGGTGTCTTGACCGCCGTCCGGGCCTTCCATGGAGGGAGCAGACAATCGGCAGTGGCATAA
- a CDS encoding VOC family protein — MAAKAAHQMLGHAVVGTNDLDTAANFYDQLFALFGVGRILEQPGRAVYFGTTGLEFGVTNPFNGEGATIGNGNMVALSARSRAHVDEVHALALKLGGTDEGKPGPRGPNEDGPYCAYFRDLDGNKLLVFRAGPDEAHG, encoded by the coding sequence ATGGCCGCCAAAGCCGCACATCAGATGTTGGGACACGCCGTTGTAGGCACCAACGACCTGGACACTGCCGCAAACTTCTATGATCAATTGTTCGCCCTGTTCGGCGTAGGACGAATCCTCGAACAGCCCGGCAGGGCCGTATACTTCGGCACGACGGGTCTCGAGTTTGGCGTCACCAATCCCTTCAATGGCGAGGGTGCCACGATCGGCAACGGCAACATGGTTGCGCTCAGCGCGCGCTCCCGTGCTCACGTCGATGAAGTGCATGCGCTTGCCCTGAAGCTTGGCGGGACCGATGAGGGCAAGCCGGGGCCGCGTGGCCCGAACGAGGACGGTCCGTACTGCGCCTACTTCCGCGATCTCGACGGCAACAAGCTGCTCGTCTTCCGCGCCGGTCCGGATGAAGCCCACGGCTAA
- a CDS encoding MBL fold metallo-hydrolase, with protein sequence MSQAETKPRTIGQQQTNMSLDNTSHAGRTGLDELVPSRYAVRVGEIEVLVISDGVLTPPAESMATNADPAVRAAWLDDRFLSRVAFDWALNAVVVRSGGQTILIDSGLGEEYPDFPRAGQFVHRLEAAGVDLASVTDVVLTHMHFDHVGGLLVDGVKDRLRPDLRVHVSAAEAKFWEAPDFSRTAMPPALAELARRASRQFLDEYRSHLRTFEEECEVAPGLVVTRTGGHTPGHSVVRVASGGDRLMFAGDALFPVSFDHPEWHNGFEHDPEEATRVRLRLMRELAETGSLLVSTHMPFPSVGHVAAAGDLFRWVPSWWDY encoded by the coding sequence ATGTCGCAGGCAGAAACCAAACCCCGTACGATTGGTCAGCAGCAGACAAACATGAGCTTGGACAACACCTCACACGCCGGTAGAACGGGTCTCGACGAGTTGGTTCCGTCGCGCTACGCGGTGCGGGTCGGCGAGATCGAGGTGCTGGTGATCAGCGATGGAGTGCTGACGCCGCCAGCCGAGTCGATGGCCACCAACGCCGATCCGGCCGTCCGGGCCGCCTGGCTGGACGACAGGTTCCTGTCAAGGGTCGCCTTCGATTGGGCACTGAACGCGGTCGTGGTGCGCAGCGGCGGCCAGACGATACTCATCGACAGCGGGCTAGGAGAGGAGTACCCGGACTTCCCGCGGGCCGGGCAGTTTGTCCATCGACTGGAGGCCGCCGGCGTCGATCTCGCATCCGTGACCGACGTGGTGCTGACCCACATGCACTTTGACCACGTTGGCGGGCTGCTTGTCGACGGCGTGAAGGACCGGCTGCGCCCGGACCTGCGGGTCCATGTATCCGCCGCAGAGGCCAAGTTCTGGGAGGCGCCCGATTTCTCCCGCACCGCCATGCCGCCGGCGCTTGCGGAGCTGGCCCGGCGCGCGTCCAGGCAGTTCCTGGACGAGTATCGCAGCCATCTGCGGACTTTTGAAGAGGAGTGCGAGGTGGCGCCGGGGTTGGTCGTTACTCGCACCGGCGGCCACACCCCAGGGCACAGCGTGGTCCGCGTGGCGTCCGGTGGAGACCGGCTGATGTTCGCTGGCGATGCCTTGTTCCCGGTCTCGTTCGACCACCCCGAGTGGCACAACGGCTTCGAACACGACCCTGAGGAGGCGACCCGCGTTCGGCTCCGTCTTATGCGGGAGCTGGCGGAGACCGGCTCGTTGCTGGTGTCCACGCATATGCCGTTCCCGTCCGTCGGCCATGTGGCTGCCGCCGGCGACCTCTTTCGTTGGGTTCCTTCCTGGTGGGACTACTGA